In the Candidatus Chlamydia sanziniae genome, GAGGTAAATATGCCTCATTGTCAACAGTTCCTGAAAATTTATTATTAAACTAGTCTTTACTTTAAATGATTTTTGCCTAGTCATTAATTAAGGTATTCTTCAAAATACCTGGAAATTCACTCTGAATAATTTACTATATTATTGTTTTCCAAATTTAATAAAATGAATGCGACATATGCTAAAGCTTGTGAATTATTTCCAGGTGGGGTAAATTCCCCTGTGCGTGCTTGCCGTTCTGTCGGTATTACTCCTCCTATTGTTGTTTCAGCAAATCGTGATGTTTTTTGGGATTGTGAGGGTCGAGAATTTATAGATTTTTGTGGATCTTGGGGTGCTTTGATTCACGGGCATAGCCATCCACGCATTGTTAAGGCAATTTGCCTGGCTGCTTCTAAAGGGAGTTCTTATGGATTAACTTCTATACAAGAAATAGCGTTTGCCACGGATTTACTCTCTTTTTTGGGTCTTGCCCAACATAAAGTACGTTTTGTCTCTTCAGGTACAGAAGCAGCGATGACAGCTGTCCGTCTTGCTCGTGGAATCACGCATAGACCTATAATCATTAAATTTACTGGAGCATATCACGGTCACGCGGACTCTCTCCTTGGTGGGGTTTCTATAACCTCAGAGAATCTGGACTCTCTTACTATGATTCTTCAACAAGAGATTATGGATTCTATGCTTTTAACTCTTCCTTACAATGATTTGGAAGTATTTTGTGGAGTAATGGAGTGCGTGGGAGAGCGAGTTGCTGGAGTGATTTTTGAGCCTATTTGTGCTAATATGGGTGTTGTGTTACCTAAGCCAGGGTTTTTAGAGGTTATTATAGAAAAATGTTGTCATTTTGGTAGTTTGTCCATTATGGACGAAGTTGTTACGGGGTTCCGTTTAGGATTTGGTGGGGCTCGGGACACCTTGAAACATACTGCAGATATTACTATCTATGGGAAAATTTTAGGTGGAGGTACGCCTGTAGCGGCTGTTGTTGCTCATAAAGAAGTTTTAGATCATCTTATGCCGGATGGAATGGTATTTCAAGCAGGAACGCTTTCTGGAAATGCGCTTGCTATGGCTGCGGGATACGCTTCCATACACCTCTGTAGAGAAGAAAATTTTTATAATAGTTTACAACACCTTGCAGATGTGTTTTATTGCCCCATTGAAGAGGCAATCTCTACGCAGGGGCTTCCTGTATCTTTAGTATATCAGGGTTCGATGTTTAGCTTGTTTTTTGCTGGGACGGCTCCTCAAAATTTCAATGAGGTGAAGGCAAGTGATGAGCAGAAATTTCAGGAATTTTATCGTGAGATATTTAA is a window encoding:
- the hemL gene encoding glutamate-1-semialdehyde 2,1-aminomutase, with product MNATYAKACELFPGGVNSPVRACRSVGITPPIVVSANRDVFWDCEGREFIDFCGSWGALIHGHSHPRIVKAICLAASKGSSYGLTSIQEIAFATDLLSFLGLAQHKVRFVSSGTEAAMTAVRLARGITHRPIIIKFTGAYHGHADSLLGGVSITSENLDSLTMILQQEIMDSMLLTLPYNDLEVFCGVMECVGERVAGVIFEPICANMGVVLPKPGFLEVIIEKCCHFGSLSIMDEVVTGFRLGFGGARDTLKHTADITIYGKILGGGTPVAAVVAHKEVLDHLMPDGMVFQAGTLSGNALAMAAGYASIHLCREENFYNSLQHLADVFYCPIEEAISTQGLPVSLVYQGSMFSLFFAGTAPQNFNEVKASDEQKFQEFYREIFNNNVYLSPSPLEVNFISAVHTEEHLIYAQGVILDTLIKVFHGVSSQRSL